In Biomphalaria glabrata chromosome 11, xgBioGlab47.1, whole genome shotgun sequence, the following proteins share a genomic window:
- the LOC129928947 gene encoding uncharacterized protein LOC129928947 — MDHLVHVIVRTNAEDTSCRALVHVIVRTYAGDTSCTALVHVIVRTYAEDTFCRALFHVIVRTYAEDTSCRALVHVIVRTYAGDTSCRALVHVIVRTYAGDTSCRALVHVIVRTYTEDTFCRALVHVIVRTYTGDTSCRALVHVIVTTYAEDTSCRALVHVIVRTYTEDTSCRALVHVIVRTYTEDTSCRALVHVIVRTYTEDTSCRALVHVIVRTYAEDTSCRALVHVIVRTYTEDTSCRALVHVIVRTYTEDTFPSKCSAKKKFF; from the coding sequence ATGGATCATCTTGTTCATGTGATTGTAAGGACAAATGCTGAGGACACATCTTGTAGAGCACTTGTTCATGTGATTGTAAGGACCTATGCTGGGGACACATCTTGTACAGCACTTGTTCATGTGATTGTAAGGACATATGCTGAGGACACATTTTGTAgagcactttttcatgtgatTGTAAGGACATATGCTGAGGACACATCTTGTAGAGCACTTGTTCATGTGATTGTAAGGACATATGCTGGGGACACATCTTGTAGAGCACTTGTTCATGTGATTGTGAGGACATATGCTGGGGACACATCTTGTAGAGCACTTGTTCATGTGATTGTGAGGACATATACTGAGGACACATTTTGTAGAGCACTTGTTCATGTGATTGTGAGGACATATACTGGGGACACATCTTGTAGAGCACTTGTTCATGTGATTGTGACGACATATGCTGAGGACACATCTTGTAGAGCACTTGTTCATGTGATTGTAAGGACATATACTGAGGACACATCTTGTAGAGCACTTGTTCATGTGATTGTGAGGACATATACTGAGGACACATCTTGTAGAGCACTTGTTCATGTGATTGTAAGGACATATACTGAGGACACATCTTGTAGAGCACTTGTTCATGTGATTGTGAGGACATATGCTGAGGACACATCTTGTAGAGCACTTGTTCATGTGATTGTAAGGACATATACTGAGGACACATCTTGTAGAGCACTTGTTCATGTGATTGTAAGGACATATACTGAGGACACATTTCCATCCAAGTGTAgcgcaaaaaaaaagtttttttga